The proteins below are encoded in one region of Nitrospirota bacterium:
- a CDS encoding 30S ribosomal protein S1: MSTVSPSSDQQLDRAALAALYEETFKNLEEGTITEGRVVAVSKDKVVVDIGYKSEGMISNDQFSTEELQNLKVGDPIKVYIEECEDADGNLVLSKEKADKMKIWEELEKLFNEEKSIDGKIVARIKGGMMVDIGVKAFLPGSQIDLHPVRDLDGLVGRTFPLKIIKINHRRGNVVVSRRVLLEETRDSKRKNTLSTLKEGQLIQGVVKNITDYGAFIDLGGIDGLLHITDMSWGRVGHPSEMFNIGDKVEVSVLKYDRETGRISLGLKQKSADPWSGVAGKYAIGTRVRGRVVSLTDYGAFIELEPGVEGLVHVSEMSWTHEVRHPSRVVSIGDQVEAAVLNVDPGSRKISLGMKQTAPNPWDMVEGKYAIGTRIEGKVKSLTDFGAFVGLEEGIDGLIHISDMSWTKHIKHPSELFKKGQKVEAVVLRIDKEKERLSLGYKQLGSDPWDAEIPNRYGVGDVAVGKVSKIADFGIFVELDGGVEGLIHISEAGLDAQAKLEEKFKLGDEVTAKIIKVDREERKIALSLRDHQSDSDRRQVDEYHSTQGTLDQSLGRAAKQSRKRGSAEDEK, encoded by the coding sequence ATGAGTACGGTTTCGCCATCGAGTGACCAGCAGTTAGACCGAGCGGCCTTAGCGGCCCTGTACGAGGAGACCTTCAAAAACCTCGAAGAGGGCACCATCACGGAGGGCCGCGTCGTTGCCGTGAGCAAAGACAAGGTCGTTGTCGATATCGGATACAAGTCCGAAGGCATGATCTCGAACGATCAGTTTTCCACCGAGGAGCTCCAGAACCTCAAGGTGGGCGATCCGATCAAAGTCTACATCGAGGAGTGCGAAGACGCGGACGGCAATCTGGTTTTGTCGAAAGAAAAAGCCGACAAGATGAAGATTTGGGAAGAGCTGGAGAAGCTCTTCAATGAAGAGAAGAGCATCGACGGCAAGATCGTGGCGCGGATCAAGGGCGGCATGATGGTGGACATCGGCGTGAAGGCGTTTTTGCCTGGCTCGCAGATCGACCTCCATCCGGTGCGGGATCTCGACGGGCTGGTCGGGCGCACGTTCCCCCTCAAGATCATCAAGATCAATCATCGCCGCGGCAACGTCGTCGTTTCCCGGCGCGTGCTGCTGGAAGAGACGAGAGATTCGAAGCGGAAGAACACCCTCTCCACGTTGAAGGAAGGGCAGTTGATCCAAGGCGTGGTGAAGAACATCACGGATTACGGAGCCTTCATCGACCTCGGCGGCATCGACGGACTGCTCCACATCACGGACATGTCCTGGGGCCGTGTCGGCCATCCGTCGGAAATGTTCAACATCGGCGATAAGGTGGAAGTCAGCGTCCTCAAGTACGATCGCGAGACCGGACGTATTTCACTCGGTCTGAAGCAGAAGAGCGCGGATCCATGGAGCGGCGTGGCCGGCAAGTACGCAATCGGCACGCGCGTCCGCGGCCGTGTCGTGAGCTTGACCGATTACGGCGCGTTCATCGAACTCGAACCGGGCGTCGAGGGATTGGTCCATGTCTCCGAGATGTCCTGGACGCATGAAGTGCGGCATCCGTCGCGCGTCGTCTCCATCGGCGATCAGGTCGAAGCGGCGGTGTTGAACGTGGATCCTGGCAGCAGGAAGATCTCGCTCGGCATGAAGCAGACGGCGCCGAACCCCTGGGATATGGTGGAAGGCAAGTACGCCATCGGCACGCGCATCGAAGGGAAGGTGAAGAGCCTCACAGACTTCGGCGCGTTCGTCGGACTCGAAGAGGGCATCGATGGATTGATCCATATTTCCGACATGTCCTGGACGAAGCACATCAAGCATCCCTCTGAGCTCTTCAAGAAGGGCCAGAAGGTCGAAGCCGTGGTTCTGCGGATCGACAAGGAAAAGGAGCGGCTGTCGCTCGGGTATAAGCAGCTGGGGAGCGATCCCTGGGACGCCGAGATCCCGAACCGGTACGGTGTCGGGGATGTGGCGGTCGGGAAGGTCAGCAAGATCGCCGACTTCGGCATCTTCGTCGAATTGGACGGAGGCGTTGAAGGCTTGATTCACATCAGCGAGGCGGGTCTCGATGCGCAAGCCAAGCTGGAAGAGAAGTTCAAGCTGGGCGATGAAGTGACGGCCAAGATCATCAAGGTGGATCGTGAAGAGCGGAAGATTGCGCTCAGCTTGCGCGATCACCAGTCGGATAGCGATCGCCGGCAGGTGGATGAATACCATTCCACCCAAGGCACGTTGGACCAGAGCTTGGGTCGCGCGGCGAAGCAGAGCCGGAAACGTGGCTCAGCCGAGGACGAGAAGTAG
- a CDS encoding lysophospholipid acyltransferase family protein has translation MSGAIYGFLRILFLAIGKMCFRYRVVGSVPKSGGFIVAANHASYLDIPFLGCGLGRRAWYLGRSDLFSVPGGKAICQWLGWIPLRTGRLDRDAFGKAVSLIKAGKIVVIFPEGSRSQDGRLQVPKPGIGVIVAQTGCPVVPAYLKGTYEVLPMGTMWPRFRPVTVLYGEPLTFSRNGEHGEGKQFYQEVSRTVMNRIASLGVIESPVQQSSAGIRNAE, from the coding sequence GTGAGCGGAGCGATCTATGGGTTTTTGCGGATTCTCTTCCTGGCCATCGGGAAAATGTGTTTCCGCTATCGGGTCGTGGGGTCTGTTCCCAAGAGCGGCGGGTTCATCGTGGCGGCGAACCATGCCAGTTATTTGGATATCCCGTTCCTGGGTTGTGGGCTAGGGCGGCGGGCCTGGTATTTGGGGCGGAGCGATCTTTTCTCGGTTCCAGGCGGCAAGGCGATCTGCCAATGGTTGGGATGGATTCCCTTGCGGACCGGCCGGTTGGATCGTGACGCATTCGGCAAGGCAGTCAGTTTGATCAAGGCAGGAAAGATCGTGGTGATCTTTCCTGAGGGGAGCCGCAGCCAGGACGGACGGCTGCAAGTTCCCAAGCCGGGGATCGGCGTGATTGTGGCGCAGACCGGCTGTCCGGTGGTGCCGGCCTATCTCAAGGGCACCTACGAGGTGCTGCCGATGGGCACCATGTGGCCGCGTTTTCGTCCCGTGACCGTGTTGTATGGCGAGCCCCTCACGTTTTCCCGAAACGGGGAGCACGGAGAAGGGAAGCAGTTTTATCAGGAGGTGAGTCGCACCGTGATGAATCGCATCGCCTCCTTAGGTGTCATCGAGTCTCCGGTTCAGCAGTCCAGTGCCGGCATTCGCAACGCTGAGTGA
- the cmk gene encoding (d)CMP kinase, translating into MGTVTEHKQANRLIVAIDGPAGVGKSTAAKSLAARLGYLYLDTGALYRATAWAVIESGLDPADEVAVAALLPSLSIEMPLHHGTVTVLVNRKDVTGALRTPGVSAAASVVSAIPVVRAWLLPIQRQIGAGGAVVAEGRDMGTKVFPAADVKFFLEADPNVRAQRRHRELVTAGHSGALEETNADLASRDTRDRSRAISPLVPAEDASHIDTSNLSATEVVDQMMAVIAAKL; encoded by the coding sequence GTGGGAACTGTGACGGAACATAAACAAGCGAACCGGTTGATCGTGGCGATCGACGGCCCTGCCGGTGTCGGCAAGAGCACGGCGGCCAAGTCGCTGGCTGCTCGATTGGGCTATCTCTATCTCGATACGGGGGCCCTCTATCGGGCGACGGCCTGGGCAGTGATTGAGTCAGGCTTGGATCCGGCTGATGAGGTGGCGGTTGCCGCCTTGCTACCCAGTCTTTCGATTGAGATGCCGCTGCATCACGGAACCGTTACGGTCTTAGTAAACCGCAAGGATGTGACCGGCGCACTCAGAACGCCCGGCGTGTCGGCCGCTGCCTCGGTAGTCTCTGCTATTCCCGTCGTGCGGGCCTGGCTGTTGCCGATTCAGCGACAGATTGGAGCAGGCGGGGCGGTAGTGGCGGAGGGGCGCGACATGGGCACGAAGGTGTTTCCCGCCGCAGATGTGAAATTTTTCCTCGAAGCGGATCCGAATGTGCGAGCGCAGCGCCGGCATCGGGAACTGGTGACGGCGGGCCATTCCGGGGCGCTTGAAGAGACGAATGCCGATCTGGCGAGCCGCGATACGAGGGACCGCTCCCGCGCGATCTCCCCGCTGGTTCCTGCTGAGGATGCCAGCCATATCGACACCTCGAATTTATCCGCGACCGAGGTGGTGGACCAGATGATGGCTGTGATTGCGGCGAAGTTGTGA
- the aroA gene encoding 3-phosphoshikimate 1-carboxyvinyltransferase: MTSITITPGRPLQGTIFVPGDKSITHRAIILTALANGISRVARYCRGEDCLNTMRALQALGVRIDESAEELCVHGKGLWGLTEPSGPIDCGNSGTGIRLLTGLLAGQDFFTVLTGDESIRRRPMGRIVKPLREMGASIAGRKGGELAPLAVTGRRLRAITYASPVASAQIKSALLLAALFAEGTSRLTEPRLSRDHTERMFQFFGIGLKREGTTLLVEGRPSVGWNGVPQLVVPGDFSAAAFFIVGATIVPGSDVTIQHVGINPTRTGLLDVMMSMGADIQLLNRREEAGEPVADIRVKSARLHGVSVGPELIPQTIDEFPILCVAAAVAKGETIISGAEELRVKESDRIATVSTELRVMGAQITEQPDGMVVRGLGTAEKNGCLQAARGRSHGDHRVAMSLAIAGLTASAPTVIDETACIDTSFPAFQRTLLELLTDRQ, encoded by the coding sequence ATGACGTCTATCACGATCACGCCAGGCCGGCCGTTACAGGGAACGATTTTCGTCCCCGGCGATAAGTCGATTACCCATCGCGCGATCATTCTGACCGCTTTGGCCAATGGGATCAGCAGGGTTGCTCGCTATTGCCGCGGTGAAGACTGCCTCAACACGATGCGCGCGTTGCAGGCTCTGGGCGTCCGTATCGATGAATCGGCCGAGGAATTGTGCGTGCATGGAAAAGGCTTGTGGGGCCTGACTGAGCCGAGCGGACCGATCGATTGCGGGAACTCAGGAACAGGCATTCGCCTTTTGACCGGTCTGCTGGCCGGGCAGGATTTTTTTACAGTTTTGACCGGCGATGAATCGATCAGGCGCCGTCCGATGGGGCGGATCGTCAAACCGTTGCGGGAAATGGGCGCGAGTATCGCCGGGCGTAAGGGTGGTGAACTGGCGCCTCTCGCCGTGACGGGGAGGCGTCTCCGTGCGATCACCTATGCGTCGCCTGTGGCGAGCGCGCAAATTAAATCCGCCCTGCTGCTGGCGGCCTTGTTTGCTGAAGGGACGAGCCGTCTCACTGAGCCCCGTCTCTCGCGGGACCATACGGAACGGATGTTTCAGTTTTTCGGTATCGGATTGAAGAGGGAAGGGACGACGCTGTTGGTCGAGGGCCGGCCCTCGGTCGGATGGAATGGGGTCCCGCAACTTGTTGTGCCGGGCGATTTCTCCGCCGCTGCCTTCTTCATCGTGGGCGCGACGATTGTGCCCGGCTCGGATGTGACGATTCAGCATGTGGGGATCAATCCCACTAGAACCGGTTTGCTGGATGTGATGATGAGCATGGGCGCGGATATTCAATTGCTCAATCGGCGGGAAGAAGCGGGAGAGCCGGTTGCGGATATCCGGGTGAAGTCGGCCAGATTGCACGGGGTGTCGGTCGGGCCTGAGCTGATTCCTCAGACGATCGATGAGTTCCCGATCCTCTGTGTCGCGGCTGCGGTCGCGAAGGGGGAGACGATTATTTCAGGGGCCGAGGAGCTGCGGGTGAAAGAGAGCGATCGGATCGCGACCGTCTCGACGGAATTGCGCGTGATGGGGGCGCAGATTACGGAACAGCCGGACGGGATGGTGGTGCGAGGGTTGGGCACGGCAGAGAAGAATGGCTGCTTGCAGGCTGCTCGCGGCAGGAGTCACGGAGACCATCGCGTAGCGATGTCGTTGGCCATCGCCGGCCTGACTGCGTCGGCGCCGACCGTGATCGATGAGACTGCCTGCATCGACACATCCTTCCCGGCCTTTCAGCGCACACTGTTGGAATTATTGACGGACCGTCAGTGA
- a CDS encoding prephenate dehydrogenase/arogenate dehydrogenase family protein: MAPHFTQVTIIGVGLIGGSLGMILRRKGLATRVVGVGRRIENLKTAVELGAIDRYVIDPKEGVKDADLVVLATPVDTYERHLTEWASCLKPGAIVTDVGSVKGLLVEQAERAMPAGVHFVGAHPIAGKEKTGVAAGSDQLFMGARCIITPTKTTDQQALKQVTAMWQETGSVVLTMDAHLHDKILGAVSHLPHVAAFALINALAEIRDQQIPALDLASHSGGGLRDTTRIAASSPEMWRDIFLWNRDNVVTFIEAYERSLGQLKQLIRVGDAAGIEKELERARQEREKLSARPVVSA; encoded by the coding sequence ATGGCGCCGCACTTTACACAGGTCACGATTATCGGAGTCGGGTTGATCGGCGGATCACTCGGCATGATCCTGCGCCGGAAGGGCTTGGCGACCAGGGTCGTCGGGGTCGGGCGGCGCATCGAGAATTTGAAGACGGCGGTGGAGCTGGGCGCGATCGACCGCTATGTCATCGATCCCAAAGAGGGCGTGAAGGATGCTGATCTGGTCGTGCTGGCAACGCCGGTCGATACCTATGAGCGGCATTTGACGGAATGGGCCTCCTGTTTGAAGCCGGGCGCGATTGTGACGGATGTCGGCAGTGTGAAGGGGCTCCTGGTGGAACAGGCTGAACGGGCCATGCCGGCCGGCGTCCATTTTGTCGGAGCTCATCCTATTGCCGGCAAGGAAAAGACGGGCGTGGCGGCCGGATCGGATCAGCTCTTTATGGGCGCGCGCTGCATCATCACGCCGACGAAGACGACGGATCAACAGGCGCTCAAGCAAGTGACCGCGATGTGGCAGGAGACCGGCTCGGTGGTGCTCACGATGGATGCCCATCTGCATGACAAGATCCTTGGCGCGGTGAGTCATTTGCCCCATGTGGCGGCCTTTGCCTTGATCAATGCGTTGGCTGAAATTCGCGACCAGCAGATTCCCGCTCTCGATCTGGCGAGCCATTCTGGCGGCGGGTTGCGGGACACGACCAGGATTGCCGCCAGTTCGCCTGAGATGTGGCGCGATATATTCCTCTGGAACCGCGACAATGTGGTCACGTTTATCGAAGCCTATGAGCGATCGTTGGGCCAGTTGAAGCAGCTCATCCGAGTGGGCGATGCAGCAGGGATCGAAAAGGAACTCGAACGGGCCAGGCAGGAGCGAGAGAAGCTTTCTGCAAGGCCGGTTGTGTCCGCATAG
- the aroF gene encoding 3-deoxy-7-phosphoheptulonate synthase codes for MIIVLKPEASEREVDHIIDRLRELGLKSQLSTGQERTIIAVIGDDRILHNQPLTALPGVESVLPILAPWKLVSREFKREGTIIDVGGVKIGGNKLVIMAGPCAVERLELTVGIAHEVKAAGASILRGGAYKPRTSPYSFQGLGREGLDYLLEAKKQTGLPVVSEILDTRDIDLFLEKADIIQIGARNMQNFELLKEVGAYDKPVLLKRGLSATIKEFLLSAEYIMSRGNQNVMLCERGIRTFETQYRNTLDLAAVPTLKELSHLPVIVDPSHATGKWNLVAPMSKAAVAAGADGLLIEVHSNPECALCDGEESIKPSKFKELMHDMRKIAVAVGRDL; via the coding sequence ATGATTATTGTATTAAAGCCAGAAGCCAGCGAACGGGAAGTCGACCACATTATTGATCGGCTTCGCGAGTTGGGATTGAAGTCGCAATTGTCGACCGGCCAGGAACGGACGATCATCGCCGTCATCGGCGACGATCGGATCCTGCACAATCAGCCGCTCACGGCCTTGCCTGGCGTGGAAAGTGTGCTGCCGATTCTCGCGCCCTGGAAACTGGTCAGCCGGGAGTTTAAGCGTGAAGGCACGATCATCGATGTGGGCGGCGTCAAGATCGGCGGCAACAAGCTGGTCATTATGGCGGGCCCCTGCGCGGTGGAGCGGCTCGAACTAACGGTCGGGATTGCCCACGAGGTCAAGGCGGCCGGCGCGAGCATCTTGCGCGGCGGCGCCTACAAGCCTCGCACCTCTCCCTATTCCTTTCAGGGGTTGGGACGCGAAGGATTGGACTATCTGCTGGAAGCGAAGAAGCAGACCGGGTTGCCGGTGGTCAGCGAGATTCTGGACACCCGCGACATCGACTTGTTTCTCGAAAAGGCCGACATCATCCAGATCGGCGCGCGCAATATGCAGAACTTCGAGCTCCTCAAGGAAGTCGGAGCTTACGACAAGCCGGTGCTGTTGAAGCGGGGCCTGTCGGCCACGATCAAGGAATTCCTCCTGTCGGCGGAATACATCATGTCTCGCGGAAACCAGAACGTCATGTTGTGCGAGCGGGGGATCAGGACCTTCGAAACGCAATATCGCAACACGCTCGATCTCGCGGCGGTGCCGACGTTAAAGGAACTGTCGCATTTGCCCGTCATCGTCGATCCCAGCCATGCGACCGGTAAATGGAATCTGGTGGCGCCGATGTCGAAAGCAGCCGTGGCGGCCGGAGCGGACGGCCTGCTGATCGAAGTCCATTCAAACCCGGAATGCGCGCTGTGCGACGGGGAAGAATCCATCAAGCCGAGCAAGTTCAAAGAGCTGATGCATGACATGCGGAAGATCGCAGTCGCGGTCGGTCGGGACCTGTAA
- the hisC gene encoding histidinol-phosphate transaminase → MALKVHPDIASLSPYVPGKPIEELQRELGLARVIKLASNENPLGPSPKALAALREGHETLHRYPDGGAFRLREALADRCKVTSDQVILGNGSDEILGLLARTFLAPGDEAVMADQTFVIYKMEVTAAHGKPVIVPLKQWRHDLSAMADAITDRTRLLFVCNPNNPTGTMVSAEEVERLLARVPAHVVVIFDEAYFEYVRSPQFPDSLAYVKQGRNVIVLRTFSKIYGLAGLRIGYGVATTEIVNFLNRLRPPFNANSLAQRAALAALGDDDHVARSRAVNAAGMEQVVRGLTDLGFTPIPSEANFVYVDIGRDGRTVFEALLRDGIIVRHIEGPMVRVTIGLEEENKEFLAALKRVLHSR, encoded by the coding sequence ATGGCACTGAAGGTCCACCCAGATATCGCCTCGCTGAGTCCCTATGTTCCCGGGAAGCCGATTGAGGAGCTTCAACGGGAGCTGGGTCTCGCGCGCGTCATCAAGCTGGCGTCCAACGAGAATCCCTTGGGCCCTTCCCCGAAGGCGCTCGCTGCATTGCGCGAGGGCCATGAGACGCTGCACCGCTATCCAGACGGAGGCGCGTTTCGTTTGCGCGAAGCCTTGGCGGATCGCTGCAAGGTGACGTCGGATCAGGTGATCCTCGGGAACGGATCGGATGAAATCCTGGGTTTGCTCGCCAGGACGTTTTTGGCCCCGGGCGATGAAGCGGTCATGGCGGACCAGACCTTCGTCATCTATAAGATGGAAGTGACAGCGGCGCACGGGAAGCCGGTCATCGTCCCCTTGAAACAGTGGCGGCACGATCTTTCGGCGATGGCGGACGCCATCACGGACCGGACGAGATTGCTGTTCGTGTGCAACCCCAATAACCCGACCGGCACGATGGTGTCGGCCGAGGAAGTCGAACGGCTGCTCGCGCGCGTGCCGGCTCATGTCGTCGTGATCTTCGACGAAGCCTACTTCGAGTATGTCCGGAGTCCGCAGTTCCCGGATTCCCTGGCCTATGTGAAGCAGGGGAGGAATGTGATCGTGCTGCGGACCTTTTCGAAGATCTATGGCCTCGCGGGATTGCGCATCGGGTATGGCGTGGCGACGACGGAGATCGTGAATTTTCTAAACCGTCTCCGTCCTCCCTTCAACGCCAATAGTCTGGCGCAGCGCGCCGCCCTCGCCGCTCTCGGGGACGACGATCATGTGGCGCGGAGCCGGGCGGTGAATGCAGCAGGGATGGAGCAGGTGGTCAGGGGTTTGACCGATCTCGGATTTACGCCGATTCCGAGCGAGGCGAATTTTGTCTATGTCGATATCGGACGAGATGGCCGAACGGTGTTCGAGGCCCTGTTGCGGGATGGCATCATCGTTCGTCACATCGAGGGGCCCATGGTTCGCGTGACCATCGGCCTGGAAGAAGAGAACAAGGAATTTTTGGCTGCGCTCAAGCGGGTGCTTCATTCGCGTTGA
- the pheA gene encoding prephenate dehydratase, translating to MSGDLSDYRKEIDRIDDEILHLLNERSKSVIEIGKLKKQQDADANLHTPAREAAIIARLVQQNSGPFPSEAIRPVYREIMSASLSLEGPQKVAYLGPRATFTHMACMQKFGSSAQYIPVNSIKDVFNEVERGRANFGVVPIENTTEGVVNHTLDMFIDSNLLIYGEILQEVSHHLLSKSGVMEEVKKIHSHPQAIAQCRNWLETNLPNVPVSEVASTARAAELCLENPSLAAIASELAAQLYGLKVIKARIEDNMNNMTRFLILSQKPPQRTGKDKTSLMLSVKDKVGALYDLLRPFASHGLSMTKIESRPSRRKAWEYIFFVDIEGHIEEERVKKAVEEITGRCLFMKVLGSYPAHN from the coding sequence ATGTCCGGAGACCTTTCCGACTACCGGAAAGAAATCGATCGTATCGATGACGAGATTTTGCATCTGCTCAATGAGCGGTCTAAAAGCGTCATTGAGATCGGGAAGCTGAAGAAGCAGCAGGACGCTGACGCCAACCTCCATACCCCGGCACGTGAGGCGGCGATCATTGCGCGCCTTGTCCAGCAGAATTCCGGACCCTTTCCCTCCGAGGCGATTCGCCCCGTCTATCGTGAAATCATGTCCGCGTCCCTCTCGCTCGAGGGCCCTCAGAAGGTCGCCTATCTGGGGCCTCGCGCCACGTTCACGCACATGGCCTGCATGCAGAAATTCGGGTCCTCCGCCCAATATATTCCGGTCAATAGCATCAAGGACGTGTTCAACGAAGTCGAGCGAGGGCGAGCCAATTTCGGCGTGGTTCCGATTGAGAACACGACGGAAGGGGTGGTGAACCATACGCTCGATATGTTCATCGACTCCAATCTCTTGATCTACGGCGAAATTCTTCAGGAAGTATCCCATCACTTGCTTTCGAAGTCCGGCGTGATGGAAGAGGTGAAGAAAATCCACTCGCATCCCCAGGCTATTGCCCAATGCCGTAACTGGCTGGAGACCAACCTCCCTAATGTGCCGGTGTCGGAAGTGGCGAGCACCGCTCGCGCGGCGGAACTGTGTCTGGAGAATCCTTCGCTTGCCGCCATTGCGTCGGAGTTAGCGGCCCAGCTTTACGGGTTGAAGGTCATCAAGGCCCGCATCGAAGACAATATGAACAATATGACCCGCTTCCTGATCCTGTCCCAGAAACCGCCTCAGCGTACGGGGAAAGATAAGACCTCCTTGATGCTGTCGGTGAAAGACAAGGTCGGCGCCCTCTATGATTTGCTCCGGCCCTTTGCCTCGCATGGCCTGAGCATGACCAAGATTGAGTCTCGTCCCTCCAGGCGGAAAGCCTGGGAGTATATTTTCTTCGTCGATATCGAAGGCCATATCGAGGAAGAGCGGGTCAAGAAAGCCGTTGAAGAAATCACCGGTCGTTGTCTCTTCATGAAAGTGCTGGGATCGTACCCGGCGCACAATTAG
- the ruvB gene encoding Holliday junction branch migration DNA helicase RuvB, which yields MAERVVSTQITDEERSIENVLRPQTLEEYVGQERMKESLRICIEAAKQRKEALDHTIFYGPPGLGKTTIAHIIAREMGASLRSTSGLVLAHAGDLAAILTNLQEHDVLFIDEIHRLPASVEEALYPAMEDYQLDLVIGQGPAARTVKLDLPRFTLVGATTRAGALTSPLRDRFGLVHRLEFYSPSELQTIVTRSAGVLGIPIDSEGAREIACRARGTPRIVNRLIKRVRDYAQVKAEGRITQTVAQEALAWLGVDTAGFDEMDRQILLAIIDKFAGGPVGVESLAAAVQEDKSTLEDVHEPYLIQAGFLERTGRGRQATKLAFDHFKRPNSPLFP from the coding sequence ATGGCCGAGCGAGTTGTCAGCACGCAGATCACCGATGAAGAGCGCAGCATCGAGAATGTGCTGCGTCCGCAGACCCTGGAGGAATATGTCGGCCAGGAGCGGATGAAGGAGTCCCTCCGGATTTGTATTGAAGCGGCCAAGCAGCGGAAGGAAGCGCTCGATCACACGATCTTTTATGGCCCGCCTGGACTGGGCAAAACCACGATCGCTCACATCATTGCCCGCGAGATGGGTGCGTCGCTCCGCTCGACCTCCGGTCTTGTCTTGGCCCATGCGGGAGATCTGGCCGCCATCCTGACGAACCTCCAAGAGCACGACGTCCTCTTCATCGACGAGATTCACCGGCTCCCTGCCTCGGTCGAAGAGGCGCTCTATCCTGCCATGGAGGATTACCAGCTCGATCTCGTGATCGGCCAGGGACCTGCAGCCAGGACGGTGAAACTGGATCTTCCTCGGTTTACGCTGGTGGGGGCCACGACCAGAGCCGGCGCCTTGACCTCTCCGCTCAGGGACCGGTTCGGTCTTGTTCACCGGCTGGAGTTTTATTCTCCATCAGAACTCCAGACCATTGTGACCCGTTCGGCGGGAGTGCTCGGGATCCCGATTGACTCCGAGGGAGCGAGGGAAATCGCCTGTCGTGCCAGGGGAACTCCCCGCATCGTTAATCGCCTGATCAAGCGGGTGCGCGACTATGCCCAGGTGAAGGCGGAAGGCCGCATTACCCAGACCGTCGCCCAGGAGGCGCTCGCTTGGCTGGGTGTCGATACGGCGGGATTCGACGAGATGGATCGTCAGATCCTTTTGGCCATTATCGACAAGTTTGCCGGGGGACCGGTCGGGGTGGAATCCCTGGCTGCTGCAGTCCAGGAAGACAAAAGTACCCTCGAAGACGTCCATGAGCCCTATTTGATTCAGGCCGGTTTCCTCGAGCGAACCGGACGCGGCCGCCAGGCCACGAAGCTGGCCTTCGATCACTTCAAGCGGCCCAATTCCCCCCTCTTCCCCTGA